One genomic window of Roseobacter ponti includes the following:
- a CDS encoding GNAT family N-acetyltransferase: MIRTERLLLRRAVPGDLDAFHEIMTDARVMRYWSRPPHTAVDETRRFLAHMMQCNAPDVDEYVVEYEGRCIGKAGCWRAPEVGYLLHPDHWGKGFAAEALQAVIPRCFAKFADAPALTAECDPRNRASVALLRRLGFRHLKTVEKDFLYGESEWCDTSYFALPRLQPPAPDDMR, encoded by the coding sequence TTGATCCGCACGGAACGGCTGCTGCTCAGACGCGCGGTGCCGGGTGATCTTGATGCTTTCCATGAGATAATGACTGACGCGCGGGTGATGCGCTACTGGAGCCGACCGCCGCACACTGCGGTTGATGAAACACGCAGGTTTCTGGCGCATATGATGCAGTGCAATGCGCCGGATGTGGATGAATATGTGGTGGAGTATGAGGGCCGCTGTATCGGCAAGGCCGGATGCTGGCGCGCGCCTGAGGTCGGGTATCTGCTGCATCCCGACCACTGGGGCAAGGGGTTTGCGGCGGAAGCGCTGCAGGCGGTGATCCCCCGCTGTTTTGCAAAGTTCGCAGACGCGCCGGCGCTTACCGCGGAATGCGACCCGCGCAATCGCGCGTCAGTGGCGCTGTTGCGCAGGCTGGGATTCCGCCACCTGAAAACGGTCGAAAAAGACTTCCTATACGGAGAGAGCGAGTGGTGCGATACGTCTTATTTCGCCCTGCCCCGGCTTCAGCCCCCGGCGCCCGATGACATGCGATAG
- a CDS encoding PQQ-dependent sugar dehydrogenase, whose protein sequence is MPVRGCLSAALGITLSIAGLFAYPKAPSAQSAEPPRLTMMAEGLDTPWGLALLPGGGFLVTEKDGRLMHFDGSGNAVEVSGVPPVRDSGQGGLLDITPARDFATTRELWLTYSKRQQGGSGTALAAARLSDDGRRLERVRQLFEAAPGGSGGRHFGSRVVEATDGTLFVTIGDRGDRPSAQDRNLHNGSVIRINRDGSVPADNPFIGQAGIQPEIWSYGHRNPQGAGLDAAGTLWTAEHGAKGGDEVNLIRKGANFGWPVISYGRHYSGGKIGEGTAKEGMQQPAFYWDPSMAPSGLLIYSGDMFPDWRGDIFVGSLKFDYISRLETSGDTAREVAQIKSPETGRVRDIIQAPDGSIWFIAAGNGAVYRMSSGAGG, encoded by the coding sequence ATGCCGGTCAGAGGCTGTCTGTCTGCCGCACTGGGTATCACGCTGAGCATCGCGGGATTGTTTGCATATCCAAAGGCGCCGTCTGCACAAAGCGCTGAGCCGCCACGTCTGACGATGATGGCTGAAGGTCTTGATACCCCCTGGGGGCTGGCTCTTTTGCCCGGCGGCGGTTTTCTGGTCACTGAAAAGGACGGCCGGCTGATGCATTTCGACGGCTCGGGCAATGCGGTGGAAGTCAGTGGTGTACCGCCTGTACGCGACAGCGGCCAGGGGGGGCTGCTGGATATTACGCCAGCGCGCGACTTTGCCACAACACGTGAGCTCTGGCTGACATATTCCAAACGCCAGCAGGGGGGCAGCGGAACAGCGCTTGCCGCAGCCCGGCTCTCAGACGACGGTCGCCGTCTGGAGCGCGTGCGACAGCTTTTTGAGGCCGCACCCGGTGGTTCGGGCGGCCGGCATTTCGGCAGCCGGGTGGTAGAGGCCACGGACGGCACGCTATTCGTGACCATCGGTGATCGGGGTGATCGGCCATCCGCTCAGGACCGCAACCTGCACAACGGCTCAGTCATCCGCATCAACCGCGATGGCAGCGTCCCGGCAGACAACCCCTTCATCGGCCAGGCAGGCATACAGCCTGAAATCTGGTCATATGGCCACCGCAACCCGCAGGGCGCGGGGCTGGATGCCGCCGGTACGCTATGGACCGCCGAGCATGGGGCAAAAGGCGGAGACGAGGTTAACCTGATCCGCAAAGGCGCGAATTTCGGCTGGCCGGTGATTTCATACGGGCGGCATTACTCCGGGGGCAAAATCGGAGAGGGGACGGCGAAAGAAGGCATGCAGCAGCCCGCATTTTACTGGGATCCGTCGATGGCACCCTCAGGGCTGCTGATTTACTCGGGGGATATGTTTCCCGACTGGCGCGGCGATATTTTTGTGGGGTCGCTGAAGTTCGACTATATCTCGCGGCTTGAAACCTCCGGAGATACGGCGCGCGAAGTGGCACAGATTAAATCGCCGGAAACCGGACGGGTCCGCGACATCATCCAGGCGCCGGACGGATCAATCTGGTTCATCGCGGCAGGCAACGGCGCCGTCTATCGCATGTCATCGGGCGCCGGGGGCTGA
- a CDS encoding ABC transporter substrate-binding protein yields the protein MKKMLLASTAAALVATSAFADGHAKEVKLGILIGFTGPIESLTGPMAAGAELAMTEVTESGKLLDAATVTPMRADTGCIDNGLSTSNAERLIADGINGLIGGDCSGVTGAILQNVAIPNGMVMISPSATSPGLSTVEDNDLFFRTAPSDAREGQVMAEILQERGVESIALTYTNNDYGKGLADAIESNFKAVGGEVTIVAAHEDGKADYSAEMGALASAGGDLLVVAGYLDQGGLGIINAALDTGAFDTFGLPGGMIGDSLPTNVGSALNGSYGQIAGSGGEGIEKLKEMAGDAFDATSPYTPESYDAAALFMLAMQAADSTDPAEYGKHILDVANAPGEKIYPGELAKALDIIREGGDVDYVGASAVELIGPGESAGTYRMIEVQDEKNVTIGFK from the coding sequence ATGAAAAAGATGCTTCTGGCCAGCACGGCCGCAGCACTCGTGGCAACCTCTGCTTTTGCAGACGGACACGCCAAGGAAGTTAAACTGGGTATTCTGATCGGCTTCACCGGCCCGATTGAATCGCTCACAGGTCCGATGGCCGCAGGTGCCGAACTTGCGATGACCGAAGTGACCGAGAGCGGCAAACTGCTGGACGCGGCCACCGTCACGCCGATGCGGGCCGATACGGGCTGTATCGACAACGGTCTGTCCACCTCCAACGCCGAACGTCTGATCGCCGACGGCATCAACGGGCTGATCGGTGGCGACTGCTCTGGTGTGACCGGTGCAATCCTGCAGAACGTGGCAATCCCCAATGGCATGGTGATGATCTCACCATCTGCGACGTCGCCGGGTCTTTCCACGGTTGAGGATAACGATCTCTTTTTCCGCACCGCCCCTTCGGATGCGCGTGAAGGCCAGGTGATGGCCGAGATCCTGCAGGAGCGTGGCGTTGAATCCATCGCACTGACATATACCAACAACGACTATGGCAAGGGCCTCGCGGATGCGATCGAGAGCAACTTCAAGGCCGTAGGCGGCGAGGTGACCATCGTCGCAGCCCATGAAGACGGCAAAGCTGATTACTCTGCTGAAATGGGCGCGCTGGCGTCTGCCGGTGGTGATCTGCTCGTTGTGGCCGGATATCTTGACCAGGGCGGTCTTGGCATCATCAACGCAGCCCTTGATACGGGGGCGTTCGATACTTTCGGTCTGCCGGGTGGCATGATCGGGGACAGCCTGCCGACCAATGTTGGCTCCGCTCTGAACGGCTCTTACGGCCAGATTGCGGGTTCGGGTGGTGAAGGCATCGAAAAGCTCAAGGAAATGGCCGGTGACGCGTTCGATGCGACCTCGCCCTATACGCCCGAGAGCTATGATGCCGCAGCGCTCTTCATGCTTGCGATGCAGGCAGCCGACAGCACGGATCCGGCAGAGTATGGCAAGCACATCCTCGATGTGGCCAACGCCCCCGGCGAAAAGATCTATCCCGGTGAGCTTGCCAAAGCGCTCGATATCATCCGTGAAGGCGGCGACGTCGATTATGTCGGTGCCTCAGCGGTTGAGCTGATCGGCCCGGGCGAATCTGCCGGCACATACCGGATGATTGAAGTCCAGGACGAGAAAAACGTCACAATCGGCTTCAAATAA
- a CDS encoding ABC transporter ATP-binding protein yields MIVVDDIHKHFGGFHAVDGASLEIRQGTITGLIGPNGAGKTTLFNVIAGVHEPTSGRVMMDGEDITGLPPHALFHKGLLRTFQIAHEFSSMTCRENLMMVPGKQSGETLWNTWFGRKRIADEERALRAKADEVLEFLTVGHLADHKAGQISGGQKKLLELGRTMMVDAKIVFLDEVGAGVNRTLLNTIGDAIIRLNQERGYTFVVIEHDMDFIGRLCDPVICMAEGKVLAQGTLDEIKANEQVIEAYLGTGLKNKDKVGA; encoded by the coding sequence ATGATCGTCGTTGACGACATTCACAAACATTTCGGCGGTTTCCACGCGGTCGACGGGGCCAGCCTGGAAATCCGGCAGGGCACGATCACCGGGCTGATCGGACCGAACGGTGCGGGAAAAACAACTCTTTTCAACGTGATCGCTGGCGTTCATGAACCAACATCCGGTCGGGTGATGATGGATGGTGAGGATATCACCGGCCTGCCCCCGCATGCGCTTTTTCACAAGGGGCTGCTGCGCACCTTTCAGATCGCGCATGAGTTTTCCTCGATGACCTGTCGCGAAAACCTGATGATGGTGCCGGGCAAACAGTCGGGTGAGACACTGTGGAACACCTGGTTCGGCCGCAAGCGGATTGCGGATGAAGAACGCGCACTGCGGGCAAAAGCCGATGAGGTGCTGGAATTCCTGACCGTCGGGCACCTGGCCGATCATAAAGCCGGGCAGATTTCGGGCGGACAGAAAAAACTGCTGGAGCTTGGGCGGACAATGATGGTCGATGCCAAGATCGTCTTTCTCGATGAGGTGGGCGCCGGTGTGAACCGCACTCTGCTCAATACCATAGGCGACGCAATTATCCGGCTGAACCAGGAGCGCGGATATACATTTGTGGTGATCGAGCACGATATGGATTTCATTGGCCGGCTGTGCGATCCGGTGATCTGTATGGCCGAGGGCAAAGTGCTGGCACAGGGCACGCTGGACGAGATCAAGGCCAATGAGCAGGTGATCGAAGCGTATCTGGGCACTGGCCTCAAGAATAAGGACAAGGTGGGCGCATGA
- a CDS encoding ABC transporter ATP-binding protein has translation MSDKPYDDRGNKDLSLGNARGMGTAHPVRQGGRSRPSPGGPFLIGENMTGGYGAGPDILHDCTIAVDRGEIAVIVGPNGAGKSTGMKAVFGMLNLRKGHVKLDGEDITDLSPQARVARGMGFVPQTSNIFTSMTVEENLEMGAFIRTDDIRPTMEQIYDLFPILREKRNQAAGELSGGQRQQVAVGRALMTRPKVLMLDEPTAGVSPIVMDELFDRIIEVARTGIPILMVEQNARQALEIADKGYVLVQGRNAYTGTGKELLADPDVRKSFLGG, from the coding sequence ATGAGTGACAAACCCTATGACGACCGGGGCAACAAGGACCTGTCGCTTGGCAATGCCAGAGGGATGGGAACCGCACATCCGGTGCGGCAGGGTGGCAGATCGCGGCCCTCTCCGGGCGGGCCCTTCCTGATCGGAGAGAATATGACCGGTGGCTATGGCGCCGGCCCGGACATCCTGCATGACTGTACCATTGCTGTGGACCGTGGCGAGATCGCTGTGATCGTGGGACCCAACGGGGCCGGCAAGTCAACGGGCATGAAAGCGGTCTTCGGAATGCTGAACCTGCGCAAAGGTCATGTGAAGCTCGATGGCGAGGACATCACCGATCTTAGTCCGCAGGCGCGTGTTGCCAGGGGCATGGGCTTTGTGCCGCAGACCTCGAATATCTTCACGTCGATGACGGTTGAAGAGAACCTCGAGATGGGTGCCTTTATCCGGACCGATGACATCCGCCCCACGATGGAGCAGATATACGACCTGTTTCCGATCCTTCGGGAAAAGCGCAACCAGGCGGCTGGTGAGCTGTCCGGCGGGCAGCGCCAGCAGGTGGCCGTTGGTCGTGCGCTGATGACCCGGCCCAAAGTGCTGATGCTTGATGAGCCCACAGCCGGCGTGAGCCCGATCGTGATGGATGAGCTTTTTGATCGCATCATCGAGGTGGCGCGCACCGGTATTCCCATTCTGATGGTAGAGCAGAACGCGCGTCAGGCGCTGGAGATCGCCGACAAAGGGTATGTTCTGGTGCAGGGGCGCAATGCCTATACCGGCACAGGCAAAGAGCTGCTGGCCGATCCTGACGTGCGTAAATCGTTTCTGGGGGGATGA
- a CDS encoding branched-chain amino acid ABC transporter permease: MDFLNAFIALSNFVLVPAIAYGSQLALGALGVTLIYGILRFSNFAHGDTMAFGAMVTVLFTWLFQSWGISLGPLPTALLALPLGIAGCMLLLLATDRVVYRFYRAQKAKPVILVIVSLGVTFIMNGIVRFIIGPDDQRFLDGERFIVSARTFKEMTGLEEGLAIKTTQGITLITAVIVVALLFWFLNRTRTGKSMRAYSDNEDLALLSGINPERVVMITWLIVAALATIAGVLYGLDKSFKPFTYFQLLLPIFASAIVGGLGNPIGAIAGGFVIAFSEVTVTYAWKKVLGYLMPESLEPDGLVQLLSTDYKLAVSFLILLIVLLFKPTGLFRGKAV, translated from the coding sequence ATGGATTTCCTGAACGCTTTCATTGCATTGTCGAACTTTGTTCTTGTGCCTGCGATCGCCTATGGCAGCCAGCTGGCGCTGGGCGCGCTGGGGGTCACGCTGATCTACGGCATTCTGCGGTTTTCAAACTTTGCCCATGGCGACACGATGGCTTTCGGCGCGATGGTAACTGTCCTCTTCACCTGGCTCTTTCAGAGCTGGGGCATCAGTCTGGGGCCCCTGCCCACAGCACTTCTTGCGCTGCCGCTGGGGATTGCGGGATGTATGCTGCTGCTTCTGGCCACGGACCGGGTCGTCTACCGGTTTTACCGGGCACAAAAGGCAAAGCCTGTCATTCTGGTGATCGTGTCTCTGGGTGTTACTTTTATCATGAACGGCATCGTGCGGTTCATCATCGGCCCGGACGATCAGCGTTTTCTCGATGGAGAGCGGTTCATCGTGTCGGCACGCACCTTCAAGGAAATGACCGGCCTCGAAGAAGGCCTCGCGATCAAAACGACCCAGGGCATTACCCTGATCACCGCCGTGATCGTTGTCGCCCTGCTCTTCTGGTTTCTCAACCGGACGCGGACGGGAAAATCGATGCGCGCCTACTCCGATAATGAGGACCTGGCGCTCCTGTCTGGCATCAACCCGGAGCGGGTTGTGATGATCACCTGGCTTATTGTCGCGGCGCTGGCGACCATTGCGGGTGTGCTCTACGGGCTGGATAAATCCTTCAAACCCTTCACCTATTTCCAGCTTCTCCTGCCGATCTTCGCCAGCGCTATCGTCGGGGGTCTTGGCAACCCGATCGGTGCAATCGCCGGCGGATTTGTGATCGCTTTCTCGGAAGTGACCGTCACCTACGCCTGGAAAAAGGTGCTGGGCTATCTGATGCCAGAGAGCCTTGAACCCGACGGCCTCGTGCAGCTGCTGAGCACCGACTACAAACTGGCGGTGAGTTTTCTTATTCTGCTGATTGTGCTGCTCTTTAAGCCGACAGGGCTCTTTCGGGGGAAAGCGGTATGA
- a CDS encoding branched-chain amino acid ABC transporter permease, with protein sequence MNSAVKNTLLFAVVGLMILYTGFAQSWNTALLILNMGLISAIMALGVNLQWGFAGLFNVGIMGFVALGGLAAVLTGMPPTPGAWSAGGWNILAAFVFALLTVVAVVMVRGRMRAGWARSVVIILMMIAGFFIYRALFDPGVEAVEAINPALTGFLGGLGIERGIWVALAWPVGGLFAAAAAWVIGKTALGLRSDYLAIATLGIAEIIIAVLKNEDWLARGVKNVVGLPRPAPFEIDLQNDPGFVESAAGYGMDPVTASTLYVKLAYAGLFTVVLVILLVMAQRALHSPWGRMMRAIRDNEVAAEAMGKDVTARHLQIFVLGSAVCGIAGAMMTTLDGQLTPGTYQPLRFTFLVWVMVIVGGSGNNFGAVLGGFLIWFLWVQVEPMGLWLMELITSGMADGSPLKAHLIESAAHMRLFTMGVVLLLVLRFSPRGLIPER encoded by the coding sequence ATGAACAGTGCTGTGAAAAATACGCTGCTCTTTGCAGTGGTCGGGCTGATGATCCTTTACACCGGCTTTGCGCAGAGCTGGAACACGGCGCTGCTTATTCTGAACATGGGCCTTATTTCGGCAATCATGGCGCTTGGGGTGAACCTGCAGTGGGGGTTTGCCGGGCTCTTTAACGTCGGGATCATGGGCTTTGTGGCACTTGGCGGGCTGGCTGCAGTGCTGACGGGCATGCCGCCGACCCCGGGTGCATGGAGTGCCGGCGGGTGGAACATCCTGGCGGCATTTGTCTTTGCGCTGCTGACGGTGGTGGCCGTGGTGATGGTGCGCGGGCGTATGCGCGCGGGCTGGGCGCGTAGTGTGGTGATCATCCTGATGATGATCGCGGGCTTCTTTATCTACCGTGCGCTTTTCGATCCGGGTGTCGAAGCTGTTGAGGCGATCAATCCGGCCCTGACGGGTTTTCTGGGCGGGCTCGGTATCGAACGCGGGATCTGGGTCGCGCTGGCCTGGCCCGTCGGCGGCCTCTTTGCCGCTGCAGCCGCATGGGTAATCGGAAAAACGGCGCTCGGTCTGCGCTCGGATTATCTGGCGATTGCGACCCTTGGCATTGCCGAGATCATCATCGCAGTGCTGAAAAACGAAGACTGGCTGGCGCGGGGCGTGAAAAACGTGGTTGGCCTGCCCCGGCCTGCGCCGTTTGAGATTGATCTGCAGAATGATCCCGGCTTTGTGGAGAGTGCCGCCGGCTATGGGATGGATCCGGTCACGGCCTCGACGCTTTACGTAAAGCTGGCCTATGCAGGCCTGTTCACGGTAGTTCTGGTGATCCTTCTGGTCATGGCGCAACGCGCGCTGCACAGCCCCTGGGGGCGCATGATGCGGGCGATCCGCGACAACGAAGTCGCGGCCGAAGCGATGGGCAAAGACGTCACCGCCCGGCACCTGCAGATTTTTGTGCTGGGCTCGGCGGTCTGCGGGATTGCGGGTGCAATGATGACGACACTCGACGGTCAGCTGACACCGGGCACCTATCAGCCGCTGCGGTTTACCTTTCTGGTCTGGGTTATGGTGATCGTCGGCGGCTCGGGTAACAACTTCGGCGCAGTGCTGGGTGGTTTCCTGATCTGGTTCCTGTGGGTGCAGGTCGAACCGATGGGCCTGTGGCTTATGGAACTGATCACCTCGGGCATGGCGGATGGCTCGCCGCTGAAGGCGCACCTCATTGAGAGTGCGGCGCATATGCGGCTCTTTACCATGGGCGTGGTGCTGTTGCTTGTGCTGCGGTTCAGCCCGCGGGGTCTTATCCCCGAGCGCTGA
- a CDS encoding helicase HerA-like domain-containing protein produces MTDDIFVGGGGPDYGTQQHLSLKYANRHGLVAGATGTGKTVTLQILAEGFSAAGVPVFLSDVKGDLSGLAKPGSETHKLHQAFTERAAKIGFDDYSYAAFPVIFWDIFGDQGHPVRTTVSEMGPLLLARLLDLTEAQEGILNIAFRLSDEEGLPLLDLKDLQALLVWTGENAKELSLRYGNVSTASIGAIQRRLLVLENQGGTGLFGEPALALSDLMRTATDGRGQINILAADKLMASPALYATFLLWLLSELFEELPEVGDPDKPKLVFFFDEAHLLFDDAPKALVDKVEQVARLIRSKGVGVYFITQNPADVPDDILGQLGNRIQHALRAFTAKDRKELRMAAQTYRENPAFDTEAAIREVGVGEAVTSMLQKKGVPGIVERTLIRPPSSQLGPVTAAERANLVATSPLQAAYTNAIDRQSAYEILQARAEDAAKEAEKAEAAAEEASAAEREFNAGRRYSGTGVPRSTSRRSTRQPDTLGSAVATAVLKELKGTTGRRIVRGILGGLFRGR; encoded by the coding sequence ATGACAGATGACATCTTCGTCGGCGGCGGTGGCCCGGACTATGGCACGCAACAGCATCTGAGCCTGAAATACGCCAATCGTCACGGGCTGGTGGCAGGCGCTACAGGGACCGGCAAAACCGTGACGCTGCAGATCCTCGCGGAAGGGTTTTCGGCAGCCGGTGTGCCGGTCTTTCTGTCGGACGTAAAGGGCGATCTCTCGGGGCTCGCGAAACCCGGTTCTGAAACGCATAAACTGCATCAGGCCTTCACAGAGCGCGCGGCCAAAATCGGGTTCGACGATTACAGCTATGCCGCTTTCCCGGTGATTTTCTGGGATATCTTCGGCGATCAGGGGCATCCGGTGCGGACGACCGTCTCCGAAATGGGCCCCTTGCTCCTGGCGCGTCTGCTGGATCTCACAGAAGCGCAGGAGGGCATTCTCAACATCGCCTTCCGGCTCTCCGACGAAGAGGGTCTGCCGCTGCTGGATCTCAAGGACCTGCAGGCGCTTCTGGTCTGGACGGGCGAGAATGCAAAAGAGCTTTCTCTGCGTTACGGCAATGTGTCGACCGCCTCCATCGGTGCGATCCAGCGCCGGCTGCTGGTGCTTGAAAACCAGGGCGGTACCGGTCTTTTCGGCGAGCCCGCGCTGGCGCTCAGCGATCTGATGCGCACGGCGACCGACGGGCGCGGTCAGATCAACATCCTGGCCGCCGACAAACTCATGGCCTCTCCGGCGCTTTATGCCACTTTCCTGCTCTGGCTGCTTTCGGAACTTTTTGAGGAACTGCCCGAGGTGGGTGACCCGGACAAACCAAAGCTCGTGTTCTTTTTTGACGAGGCCCATCTTTTGTTTGACGACGCGCCCAAAGCGCTGGTCGACAAAGTCGAACAGGTGGCCCGTCTGATCCGCTCCAAAGGCGTGGGCGTCTACTTCATCACCCAGAACCCTGCCGATGTGCCCGACGACATTCTGGGCCAGCTCGGCAACCGCATTCAGCATGCGCTGCGCGCCTTCACCGCAAAAGACCGCAAGGAGCTGCGCATGGCCGCGCAGACCTATCGCGAGAACCCGGCCTTCGACACCGAAGCCGCAATCCGCGAAGTGGGGGTGGGCGAGGCCGTCACATCCATGCTTCAGAAAAAAGGTGTGCCCGGCATCGTCGAGCGTACGCTGATCCGCCCGCCGTCCTCGCAGCTGGGACCGGTAACGGCTGCCGAACGCGCGAACCTCGTGGCTACCTCGCCGCTGCAGGCGGCCTATACAAATGCAATCGACCGGCAGTCGGCATATGAAATTCTGCAGGCGCGTGCCGAAGACGCGGCGAAAGAGGCTGAAAAGGCTGAGGCCGCAGCAGAAGAAGCGTCCGCTGCCGAACGGGAATTCAACGCAGGCCGGCGGTACTCCGGCACCGGCGTGCCGCGCTCCACCTCACGGCGCAGCACCCGCCAGCCCGATACCCTCGGCTCTGCGGTTGCCACTGCCGTGCTGAAGGAGCTGAAAGGCACCACCGGCCGCCGCATCGTGCGTGGCATCCTCGGCGGCCTTTTCAGAGGTCGCTGA
- a CDS encoding invasion associated locus B family protein, with protein MPRITTLLTAAMISAALTGGTAHAQTTTTESTETETGTEAETGTGTAGANSDLSLGEVETGPQTGEAYVTETIGPWSIRCVKTDTDEDPCQMVQLLEDAQGSPIAEFSLFRLADGGQAEAGATVIVPLETALQQQLSIRVDEQQGKRYPYAFCNPVGCYARIGLTADDVATYKRGNEAVLSIIPVAAQDQRVDVTLSLEGFTASYDKVSSVTPE; from the coding sequence ATGCCCAGAATCACCACTCTTCTGACAGCGGCGATGATATCGGCGGCCCTGACCGGCGGCACGGCTCATGCGCAGACCACAACCACCGAAAGCACCGAAACGGAAACCGGAACAGAAGCGGAAACCGGCACCGGAACAGCCGGCGCCAACAGCGATCTGAGCCTCGGAGAGGTCGAGACCGGCCCGCAAACCGGCGAGGCCTATGTAACCGAGACAATCGGGCCGTGGTCGATCCGCTGCGTTAAAACGGACACGGACGAAGACCCGTGCCAGATGGTTCAGCTTCTTGAGGATGCGCAGGGATCGCCGATTGCCGAGTTTTCGCTCTTCCGGCTCGCTGATGGTGGCCAGGCGGAAGCGGGCGCGACTGTCATCGTGCCGCTTGAAACCGCTCTTCAGCAGCAGCTGAGCATTCGAGTCGATGAACAGCAGGGTAAACGTTACCCATACGCGTTCTGCAATCCTGTCGGATGTTACGCCCGCATCGGGCTGACAGCGGATGACGTGGCCACCTATAAGCGCGGCAACGAGGCCGTGCTGAGTATCATACCGGTGGCTGCCCAGGACCAGCGGGTTGATGTCACGCTGTCGCTCGAGGGTTTCACTGCGAGCTATGACAAGGTGTCGAGCGTCACACCTGAGTAA
- a CDS encoding beta-ketoacyl-[acyl-carrier-protein] synthase family protein, whose protein sequence is MHRVVITGAGTINALGHDVPATLEAMREGRCGIGELSLRDVERLSIRIGGQVRGFEAEGRYNRQQISLYDRFTQFTLAAAREAIDQSGITFTDELAARAGVVLGTAGGGVSTWDDNYRSVYEDGKNRVHPFVVPKLMNNAAASHVSMEHNLKGPSFTVSTACASSNHAMAQAFSMVRSGMAPVMVTGGSESMLCFGGVKAWEGLRVMSRDACRPFSANRNGMVQGEGAGVFVFEEMEHARARGAEILCEVAGFAMSSDASDIVMPSKNGASRAMAGALADAGINRDEVGYINAHGTGTAANDKTECAAVADVFGPHADQLMISSTKSMHGHLIGGTGAVELLACIMALRDGIIAPTIGYEEADPECALDVVPNEARDARVTVSLSNAFAFGGMNAVLALRAV, encoded by the coding sequence ATGCACCGTGTTGTCATCACAGGAGCCGGCACGATCAATGCGCTGGGTCATGATGTGCCCGCAACGCTGGAGGCCATGCGTGAAGGCCGCTGTGGCATTGGTGAGCTGTCACTGCGCGATGTGGAAAGGCTCTCGATCCGCATCGGCGGGCAGGTACGCGGATTTGAGGCCGAAGGACGCTATAACCGCCAGCAGATTTCCCTTTACGACCGGTTTACACAGTTCACCCTGGCCGCCGCACGTGAGGCAATAGACCAGTCCGGCATTACCTTCACCGATGAGCTTGCCGCCAGAGCGGGCGTTGTTCTGGGCACTGCCGGTGGCGGGGTCAGCACCTGGGACGACAATTACCGCTCTGTCTATGAGGACGGTAAAAACCGGGTGCATCCCTTTGTCGTGCCGAAGCTGATGAATAACGCGGCCGCGAGCCATGTGAGCATGGAGCACAATCTTAAGGGGCCGTCTTTCACGGTTTCCACCGCCTGCGCTTCATCCAATCACGCCATGGCCCAGGCGTTTTCAATGGTGCGCTCCGGCATGGCGCCGGTGATGGTCACGGGCGGGTCGGAAAGCATGCTCTGTTTCGGTGGCGTCAAGGCATGGGAAGGGCTGCGCGTGATGAGCCGCGATGCCTGTCGCCCGTTTTCCGCCAACCGCAACGGGATGGTGCAGGGCGAGGGCGCAGGGGTCTTTGTCTTCGAGGAAATGGAACACGCCAGAGCGCGCGGTGCGGAGATCCTCTGCGAGGTGGCGGGCTTTGCCATGTCGTCAGATGCCTCAGATATCGTGATGCCTTCGAAAAACGGCGCATCCCGGGCGATGGCCGGTGCGCTCGCCGACGCCGGGATCAACCGTGACGAAGTGGGGTATATCAACGCTCACGGCACCGGGACGGCAGCCAATGACAAGACTGAATGCGCTGCTGTGGCAGATGTTTTCGGGCCGCATGCGGACCAGCTGATGATCTCGTCGACCAAATCCATGCACGGGCATCTGATCGGCGGGACCGGTGCCGTGGAACTGCTGGCCTGCATCATGGCGCTGCGCGACGGGATCATCGCGCCCACGATCGGCTATGAAGAAGCGGATCCCGAATGTGCGCTTGATGTGGTGCCCAATGAGGCGCGTGACGCGAGGGTCACTGTCAGCCTGTCGAATGCCTTTGCCTTCGGCGGCATGAATGCGGTGCTGGCGCTGCGCGCTGTCTGA
- a CDS encoding acyl carrier protein — MSTRDKVISIIAEQAVLEPSDVTTDSTLEELGIDSLGLVECIFAIEETFDISVPFNANTPSESDFDISTVASIVDGIERLRAEQS; from the coding sequence ATGAGTACCCGCGACAAGGTCATCAGCATCATCGCCGAACAGGCCGTGCTGGAACCGTCGGATGTCACGACCGACAGCACGCTGGAGGAACTCGGAATCGACAGCCTCGGTCTTGTGGAGTGCATTTTCGCCATCGAAGAGACCTTTGACATCTCGGTGCCCTTCAACGCGAACACCCCCTCTGAGAGTGATTTTGACATATCGACCGTAGCCTCAATCGTGGACGGGATTGAACGGCTGCGCGCTGAACAGAGCTGA